A segment of the Melioribacteraceae bacterium 4301-Me genome:
CTTGATGACTCTTTCTCAGCTGTCGATACTAATACCGAAGAAAGTATCTTGCGAGAACTGAAAATGTTTATGAAAGACCGTACAAGTATAATTATTAGCCATAGAATCTCTACCGTCAAAGACTCTGATAAAATTTTTGTCCTTGATAAAGGAAGTATTGTGGAGGAAGGTACACATGAAGAACTTGTTGCTAAAGGTGGTATTTATGCTGACTTGTATTTCAAGCAGTTGTTAGAAGAAGAACTAAAAGAAATAAATTAAGAAAGCTGCAGAATGAAAAAAATTAAAATTGCTTTTTTCTCAATACCTTCGAAAGAAAAGTCTTATTTGAATAAAAAATTCGATAAGAAAAAATTTGATTTGTATTTCTTCAAAGAAGAATTATATGAATCCACCACTTCTTGGAAAGAAAAATTATCTATCTTAAATGAAATTGACGTACTTTCTGTTTTTATATACGATAAAGTAGATAAGAAAATTATTGACAAGGCAAAAAACTTAAAGCTTATTGCCACACGCAGTACTGGTTTTAATCATATCGATGTTGAATATGCTAAAAAGAAAAAAATTTCTGTTGCTAATGTACCTTTCTATGGTGAAAATACAGTTGCTGAACATACCTTTGCTTTAATACTGGCACTTTCCAGAAATTTGCATAAAGCATATATAAGATCACAACAAAGCAATTTTTCACTTGATGGTTTACGTGGATTTGACCTTCGCGGTAAAGTAATTGGAGTAATAGGGGCTGGAAGCATTGGCGTTCATGTAATGAAAATTGCAAAAGGATTTGGAATGAAGGTATTAGCTTATGATATTAAGCAAAACCATATTTTAGAAGAATTATTGGATTTTAAGTATGTGGGTTTAGATGAGCTGTTGAGCTCGTCGGACATAATAACTTTACATTGCCCTTACAACGAACAAACACATCATTTATTGAATATGAATAATATCAAAAAGGTAAAACGTGGGGCGTTATTTATAAATACTGCTAGAAGTGGAATCATTGAACCATCCGCACTTTACCATGCAATTGATAGCGGCATCTTTAGCGGCGCAGGTTTAGATGTGTTTGAAGGAGAAGAATTGCTCAAAGAGGAAAATCAAATGCTTACTAAAAATGTACCTTTGAAAAATGTAGAAGCATTGCTTAAAAGAAATTTGCTATTAAGAAGAGAAAATGTAATTATCACACCTCACATGGCTTTCGATTCACATGAAGCAATTGAAAGAATTCTCGATACAACTGTAGAAAACATAATTGCTTTTTTTGAAAATAAAAACTATTACAAAGTTAATTAAATGGCAGAAGAATTTAGGGAAGATGAAATATTAGGCAAAGCTTACGACGCTAAACTTATGCGTCGATTACTTAAGTATGTTAAACCTTACAGAAAATACGTTGTAATAGCTATTTTCTTAAATATATTTGTCGCAGCTCTGCCTACAATAAGGCCTTACTTAATTAAGGTTGGTATCGATAATTACATTGTTAACAAAGATTACCATGGCCTGCTGATTATTTCATTACTATTGCTTACCGCGCTAATACTTCAATCTATAGTTCAGTACTTTTTGACTTACTATACTGAGCTGATGGGCCAAAAAATTATTTTTGACATTCGTGTGCAGCTTTTTACTCATGTTCAAAAGCTTGCATTGAAATATTTTGATAAAACACCAATAGGTAGAACTGTTACACGCGTAACTAACGATGTAGAAACATTAAATGAAATGTTCTCATCCGGCATTGTTAGTGTTTTTAGTGATGTCTTTGTAATAATTTGGATTTTTGTGTTCATGTTTTCTATGTCGTGGGATTTGTCCTTAGTAACTTTGTCTGTGGTACCCATTTTATTTTACGCTACTTTTTTGTTTAGGAAAAAAGTTAGAGAATCTTACCGCGATGTTAGAAAACATCTTGCAAGGTTAAACTCTTACATGCAGGAACATGTAACAGGAATGAACGTGGTTCAAATTTTTGCTAAACAAAAACAAGAATTAAAAAAGTTCTCAGGCATAAATAAAGATTATAAAAATGCAAACATAAAGTCGATACTGTACTATGCTGTTTTTTTCCCGTTTGTAGAATTTTTAAGTGCTTTGAGCGTAGCCATGATTATTTGGTATGGCGGCGGTGAAGTTATTCAATCAAAATTAACTATTGGAGTTTTGTTCGCATTTTTGCAGTATACCGAAATGTTTTGGAGACCAGTACGGGATCTTTCTGATAAATATAATATACTTCAATCTGCAATGGCATCTTCGGAGCGAATTTTTAAGTTATTAGACGATAATACCTTTATAAATGACCCCGTAAAGCCTAAGAAATTAGAAAGCGTTAAGGGTCAAATTGAATTTAAGAATGTTTGGTTTGCTTATAACCCGGGTGAGTATGTTTTGAAAAACGTTTCTTTTAAAATAAATCCAGGCGAGACCTTTGCAATAGTTGGAGCTACTGGCGCAGGAAAAACTAGCATTATTAATATACTTTCAAGATTTTATGATATAGAAAAAGGCAGCATATTAATTGATGGAATTGATATTAGGGATATTGACAAAAAAGAATTGAGAAAACATATTGCAACTGTTCTGCAGGATGTTTATCTGTTTTCTGGAACTATTAAATCGAATATTAACTTAGGTAACGAAGAAATAACTGATGAACAAGTAATTGAAGCTGCTAAGATCGTTGGTGCACATAAATTTATTTCAAAACTGCCTAATGGTTATAACGAAGAAGTAAAAGAAAAAGGGGCAACTTTAAGTGTTGGTCAAAAACAATTAATTTCGTTTGCACGTGCTCTTGCTTTTAATCCCAAAATACTTATTCTTGACGAAGCTACTTCAAGCGTTGATACTGAAACTGAAATTCTAATTCAACAAGCTATCGAGAAATTGTTAGTTGGAAGAACTTCAATTGTAATTGCTCATAGACTTTCAACAATCCAAAACGCTGATAAAATAATAGTTGTTCATAAAGGTGAAGTTAGAGAAACAGGTACACATCAAGAATTGCTTGCACAAAAAGGTATTTATTATAAGTTGTATCAGTTGCAGTATAAAGACCAAGAAATTGTAAAAATTGCATAAATGGAGGTAACATGGCAACCAAAAGATTTATGACTTTGCCTCGACATATTCTTGAAGGAGAGAAACTTCACCCTGGAGCAACAGGTGAGCTTTCTGCTATTTTAAATCAACTTGGTCTTGCTGCAAAGGTAATTTCACTTGAAGTCAATAAAGCTGGGTTAGTCGATATTCTGGGATTTACAGGTGAGACAAATTACAGTGGAGACCAAGTAAAAAAATTAGATATTTTTGCTCACGAAATGCTTGTAAAAGCAATGGATCATGGTGGACATTTTTGTGTAATGGCATCCGAAGAAGAGGAAGATATAATTCACTTACCACCACATCATAAAATTGGTAAATATGTTTTACTATTTGACCCGCTTGACGGTTCATCGAATATTGATGCTAATGTAAGTATTGGGACAATTTTTTCAATTTATAGGAGAGTTAGCGAAGGAAACGGTCCAGGTACCTTAGAAGATTGCCTACAACCTGGTTACAAACAGGTTGCTGCAGGTTATGTTGTTTATGGTTCTAGCACTGTTTTAGTTTATACTGCTGGACATGGCGTTTTTGGATTTACATTAGATCCTTCATTTGGAGAATTTCTCCTTTCACACGACAATATAAAAATTCCAAAGCGTGGTAGAATCTACAGTATAAACGAGGGCAATTACAATTCTTGGGACCGCGGACTAAAAAATTATATAAAATATCTCCAAGCAAATAAGTTTGAAGGCAAACCTTATCAAGCAAGATATATTGGTTCAATGGTTGCTGATATTCACAGAACTTTGTTATATGGTGGGATATTTATGTATCCCGGCGATGCACGTAATCCTAAAGGAAAATTACGATTGATGTACGAGTGTAACCCAATGGCTTTTATAGTTGAGTCTGCTGGCGGCAGAGCAACAGATGGTAAAAAAAGAATTCTGGAAATTCAACCTACAGCACTTCACCAGAGGACACCAATTTTTATTGGCAGTGAAGAAGATGTATTACTTGTAGAAAAATTTATGAGAGAAGCAGAGCTTTCTAATATTGAAAAATAGTTTTAACTAAATATTTTCTTCTTTATTCTCTAATTCTTCTCTTATTTTTTGAGCTAATTCTTCTTTGGAGATGCCCACTATTTTAATTTTGGTAGAACTTACCAATATTTCCGGCGGGTCGCCCTCACCTTTTACAAAACGATACAGATTAAAGCCTAATCTATTCCTGTCGTTTGGTATTGGAATAAATTCCTTAAATTTTTCTGCTATTGAATAAACTCTTGATTCAATTGAATCCTTTGGGAATTTTTTCACTGCGGGTGGTGGTAGTGTAGTCATACTTTTACCTAATTTTTCTCTTACCTAACTCAAAAATATAAAACAGTAATCTTACTACCAAGTCGAAGTTAAATACAGCTTCAAAAATTTATTTCTATGAATCACTACTGTCCAAAATAATTTTGAAATCAAATTCCGAAGGGATAAATTACCAAATAAATTTAGAAAACTTTAAGATTTTGGACTATTCTACTTGTCTTGTAAATCAATCCCTATCTCGTCCCTACGGCACTTTTATCTTCAGTTTATATTTATTTATTCTATAACTATATAATCCCTAAAGGGATAACATTGGTTTAAGGATAATCAAAGCTTTATTGTCCCGTCAGAACAAAATATTTATAGGATAAAGAACTAAGAAATAGATTAAGTCCATTTAGGAACGAAATAAAAAATATATTGGACAGATATGCTATGAATATTTTTGGAATAAAAATATTTTGAACAACATTCTGTTAGTTTTTTATAATATTAACTTTCCTTTTTATAAATAAACTCAAAGTTGGTATATACTCTTATTTTTGAATTGAGATATTATGCCTTTTTTTAATAAATTAGATTGACATTTACTATAAAAGATTTTCAAATGAATAAACAAAGATTTATCAGTTTATCATTCATGATGTTTTTGCTCACAATAGTAAGCAATAAATTCTTGCTCGCTAATCAAATATGTGAATTATCAATAAAAAGAGGTTACAAAAACAACATAATGAACAATTTCATTAAATCAGATACAGCAACATTTGGTGCTGGATGTTTTTGGTGCACTGAAGCAATTTTCCAAAGGCTTAAGGGTGTTGAGAAAGTAATTTCAGGATATTCTGGTGGACATGTGGCAAACCCGACTTATGAGGAAGTTTGCACAGGTTCTACTGGTCATGCTGAAGTTTGTCAAATTATATATAATCCCGATGTTATTTCTTTTGAAGAGCTGTTAAAGGTCTTCTGGAAAACTCACGACCCAACTACTCTTAATCGTCAAGGCAATGATATTGGCACACAATACAGGTCAGTTATTTTTTATCACAATCAAAGGCAAAAAGAATTGGCTGAAAAGTATAAAAGAGAATTAGACCATTCAGGTGCCTATGAACGACCTATCGTAACGGCAATTGAACCCTTTAAAAACTTTTATAAAGCAGAAGACTACCATCAGAATTATTACAACAACAATCCAGATAAACCATATTGTTCTTTTGTGATAGGTCCGAAATTAGACAAGTTTGAGAAAGCCTTTCGCGATATTTTGAAGGATAGAAATAAAAAGGCGGCTAATTAAAAGCCGCCTTAATAAAGCAAAAGCAAAAACCTAATTTTTAGTTAATCACTTTTACTTCTTGGGCTTGAAGACCTTTTTGACCTTGAGCAATTGTGAACTCTACCTTTTGACCTTCTTGCAAAGTACGGTATCCTTCGCCTTGAATTGCTTGGTAGTGAACAAATACATCATCACCTTCGGTACGTTGAATGAATCCGTACCCTTTTGAATTGTTGAACCATTTTACGGTTCCTTTTACTCTTTCTGCCATTTAAAGATGCTCCTTTAAATATTGTAAAAAAATAAATTAATTAATACGAACAGAGCACCGGATTACTTGTTAATTAAAAAATCAACAATACAACAAACTGCTCAAGTTCAAACAAGGAAAAAGTAGTTAACTACTTAAACCTTAGCTCCGCGTGCAGGACTCGAACCTGCAACCCTGCGGTTAACAGCCGCATGCTCTACCATTGAGCTAACGCGGAATGAAATTACTTGGTGAGTAATACTTCAACTTCTATTCGGAGAGTTGAACCGATAACTACTTAAAGAACCTTTTTTAATTTTTGAGACGTAAAGATAGATTTTCTAATCGCTTTTGTCAAGAAAGCAAATAAATTATTTTTAGTAAGCATAACCCATAACTCAAAATTTTATTGTATTGCCCTGAGTAATTTTTAAGTAGTAAAAGAGGTAAACATAATATCTGTTCTCAAAAATCTATATTGATTATAACCCAACATGCTGTTTACACGACAATTTTGTTAGTGATAAAAATTCTTTATTTTCATATTAAGATTTAATATTACCAAGTCGTTTGGGAGTTAAGTATGGCAAATCTAGAAAATTCAAAAGATTATTTGAAGGAAAACTTAAACGATTGGCAGGAAAATACTTATAACATTTTTACCTCAAATTATCCTGAAAGACAAAAAGAATTTACAACCCAGTCTTTTACACCTGTTAAAGCTGTTTATTCGCCTTTAGATATTGAGTGTGAAAAATATAACGAAAAAGTTGGTTATCCTGGTAAATATCCTTTCACTCGTGGCATTTATCCTACAATGTACAGGGGCAGGTTATGGACTATGAGGCAGTATGCCGGATTTGGTACAGCAAAAACATCTAACGAAAGATTTAGATATTTATTATCGCAAGGACAAACCGGATTATCTGTTGCGTTTGATTTACCCACTCAAATTGGATATGATAGCGATCATCCAATGGCATTTGGTGAAGTAGGTAAAGTTGGTGTTGCAATCGATACACTTGCAGATATGGAAATTTTATTTAATCAGATACCTCTTGATAAAGTATCTACATCAATGACAATAAATGCGCCGGCATCAATTTTATTGGCAATGTATATTGCAGTAGCTGAGAAAAGAGGAATTCCTAGAAATAAAATTAGCGGAACAATTCAAAATGATATTTTGAAAGAGTATATTGCAAGAGGCACATACATTTTCCCACCTAAACCGTCAATGAGACTTGTTACCGATGTATTTGATTTTTGCTCGAAGGAAGTTCCTAAATGGAACGCAATATCAATTTCGGGTTATCACATTAGAGAAGCAGGTTCAACTGCTGCACAAGAAGTCGGCTTTACACTTGCTAATGCTATTGAATATGTTAGTTCTGCAATTAAAGCTGGATTAAACGTGGACGATTTTGCAAGTCAACTTTCGTTTTTTTTTAATGCTCATAATGATTTGTTAGAGGAAGTTGCAAAATTTAGAGCCGCAAGAAGATTGTGGTCTAAAATAATTAAAGAAAGATTTGGTGCAAAAGAAGAAAAATCAATGATGTTGCGTTTCCATGCTCAAACAGCGGGTTCCGCTTTAACTGCTCAACAGCCAGATAATAACATTGTTAGAGTTACAATTCAAGCCTTAGCTGCTGTTCTTGGTGGTGCTCAAAGTCTGCATACAAATTCAAAAGATGAGGCTTTGGCATTGCCTACAGAAGAGTCGGCTAAAATTGCTCTTAGGACACAACAAATAATTGCTTTTGAAAGCGGGGTTACTAATACAATCGATCCTCTTGCGGGCTCTTATTATATTGAGTATTTAACGGACCATATAGAAAAAGAAGCATACGATTATATCAACAAAATTGATTCATTGGGCGGTGTAATTAATGCTATTGAATCCGGCTATATTCAAACTGAAATTCAAAAATCAGCTTATAAATTTAATAGAGAGCTTGAAAGCGGTGAAAGAATTGTTGTGGGCGTTAATAAATTTATTGAAGAGCAGAATCATAAGGAAAATTTATTAAAAATTGATGAAGAGCAACAGAAAAATCAAATTAAATTCTTAAATACAATCCGCTCACAAAGAAATAATGATTT
Coding sequences within it:
- a CDS encoding NAD(P)-dependent oxidoreductase produces the protein MKKIKIAFFSIPSKEKSYLNKKFDKKKFDLYFFKEELYESTTSWKEKLSILNEIDVLSVFIYDKVDKKIIDKAKNLKLIATRSTGFNHIDVEYAKKKKISVANVPFYGENTVAEHTFALILALSRNLHKAYIRSQQSNFSLDGLRGFDLRGKVIGVIGAGSIGVHVMKIAKGFGMKVLAYDIKQNHILEELLDFKYVGLDELLSSSDIITLHCPYNEQTHHLLNMNNIKKVKRGALFINTARSGIIEPSALYHAIDSGIFSGAGLDVFEGEELLKEENQMLTKNVPLKNVEALLKRNLLLRRENVIITPHMAFDSHEAIERILDTTVENIIAFFENKNYYKVN
- a CDS encoding ABC transporter ATP-binding protein — translated: MAEEFREDEILGKAYDAKLMRRLLKYVKPYRKYVVIAIFLNIFVAALPTIRPYLIKVGIDNYIVNKDYHGLLIISLLLLTALILQSIVQYFLTYYTELMGQKIIFDIRVQLFTHVQKLALKYFDKTPIGRTVTRVTNDVETLNEMFSSGIVSVFSDVFVIIWIFVFMFSMSWDLSLVTLSVVPILFYATFLFRKKVRESYRDVRKHLARLNSYMQEHVTGMNVVQIFAKQKQELKKFSGINKDYKNANIKSILYYAVFFPFVEFLSALSVAMIIWYGGGEVIQSKLTIGVLFAFLQYTEMFWRPVRDLSDKYNILQSAMASSERIFKLLDDNTFINDPVKPKKLESVKGQIEFKNVWFAYNPGEYVLKNVSFKINPGETFAIVGATGAGKTSIINILSRFYDIEKGSILIDGIDIRDIDKKELRKHIATVLQDVYLFSGTIKSNINLGNEEITDEQVIEAAKIVGAHKFISKLPNGYNEEVKEKGATLSVGQKQLISFARALAFNPKILILDEATSSVDTETEILIQQAIEKLLVGRTSIVIAHRLSTIQNADKIIVVHKGEVRETGTHQELLAQKGIYYKLYQLQYKDQEIVKIA
- the fbp gene encoding class 1 fructose-bisphosphatase, which gives rise to MATKRFMTLPRHILEGEKLHPGATGELSAILNQLGLAAKVISLEVNKAGLVDILGFTGETNYSGDQVKKLDIFAHEMLVKAMDHGGHFCVMASEEEEDIIHLPPHHKIGKYVLLFDPLDGSSNIDANVSIGTIFSIYRRVSEGNGPGTLEDCLQPGYKQVAAGYVVYGSSTVLVYTAGHGVFGFTLDPSFGEFLLSHDNIKIPKRGRIYSINEGNYNSWDRGLKNYIKYLQANKFEGKPYQARYIGSMVADIHRTLLYGGIFMYPGDARNPKGKLRLMYECNPMAFIVESAGGRATDGKKRILEIQPTALHQRTPIFIGSEEDVLLVEKFMREAELSNIEK
- the msrA gene encoding peptide-methionine (S)-S-oxide reductase MsrA translates to MNKQRFISLSFMMFLLTIVSNKFLLANQICELSIKRGYKNNIMNNFIKSDTATFGAGCFWCTEAIFQRLKGVEKVISGYSGGHVANPTYEEVCTGSTGHAEVCQIIYNPDVISFEELLKVFWKTHDPTTLNRQGNDIGTQYRSVIFYHNQRQKELAEKYKRELDHSGAYERPIVTAIEPFKNFYKAEDYHQNYYNNNPDKPYCSFVIGPKLDKFEKAFRDILKDRNKKAAN
- a CDS encoding cold-shock protein codes for the protein MAERVKGTVKWFNNSKGYGFIQRTEGDDVFVHYQAIQGEGYRTLQEGQKVEFTIAQGQKGLQAQEVKVIN
- a CDS encoding methylmalonyl-CoA mutase; the encoded protein is MANLENSKDYLKENLNDWQENTYNIFTSNYPERQKEFTTQSFTPVKAVYSPLDIECEKYNEKVGYPGKYPFTRGIYPTMYRGRLWTMRQYAGFGTAKTSNERFRYLLSQGQTGLSVAFDLPTQIGYDSDHPMAFGEVGKVGVAIDTLADMEILFNQIPLDKVSTSMTINAPASILLAMYIAVAEKRGIPRNKISGTIQNDILKEYIARGTYIFPPKPSMRLVTDVFDFCSKEVPKWNAISISGYHIREAGSTAAQEVGFTLANAIEYVSSAIKAGLNVDDFASQLSFFFNAHNDLLEEVAKFRAARRLWSKIIKERFGAKEEKSMMLRFHAQTAGSALTAQQPDNNIVRVTIQALAAVLGGAQSLHTNSKDEALALPTEESAKIALRTQQIIAFESGVTNTIDPLAGSYYIEYLTDHIEKEAYDYINKIDSLGGVINAIESGYIQTEIQKSAYKFNRELESGERIVVGVNKFIEEQNHKENLLKIDEEQQKNQIKFLNTIRSQRNNDLVKEKLSQLKNAAEGDTNLIPFILEAVKVYSSVGEICDTLRAVFGEYKEKVII